One Silurus meridionalis isolate SWU-2019-XX chromosome 10, ASM1480568v1, whole genome shotgun sequence genomic window carries:
- the pkp3a gene encoding plakophilin-3a isoform X3 — translation MMKYQTYNPNFSSKSYMYSSNTRPVMAHRPSQQSSSGYSSRSATVDFGNRSQMSRGAVGGMMYNHDDMGAMTGMGGMAGGYQGTQQYPMSTTMRSMNRGVADVETASLHSLRLQSLPQQQVTTWMVRNGSEGSLGSDQEGNYSRQDANYNMSNGYSTYSHPLSATINEFSSGVRQNSATLPTMGRSISGTLGRNGGAGVNLEEEAFVRGQTYKGPSQRTISRITQNRQNRYSVSAGSMQGSSSAGGFVIGGNGSQGNLSMMKQGRISRAPSMRSVISVGKGKDVYDGMDMTGSMGNLSGLGALDMTTAMSYLMSSEKEQQALGAAYIQHECYHNKDAKKQVNQMKGIPLLVQLFNSESQRVQQYATGAARNLIYENMENKVALIEAGGIPKLMLALKEPDDELQKNITGILWNLSSKDTLKEKLARETLPKLTEDILIPLSGTGDRDIIEHNESESDIFFNTTGCLRNLSSVNAATRQQMREIPGLIDALVGFLQKAVDDCRVEQKGVENAVCVLRNLSFQLYEEIPPSVAMRLEGKSRNQASSHGEPIGCFTPQSRKAKDSQNQDLSTFSEVSRTPRASEWLWHPKVVGLYHNILKRCETNSITREAAAGALQNITAGDRRWPSILSRVALEQERMLPSILDNLKTNNDLEMRSLTGFLRNLSRHSRDKNSLAPKVVSHLVTILPADGLQKTPCPDVVINICGALNNLVSSSEVAARDIAFFDGLPKLVGIKNSHDDSQGKQKQAKAAATVLCNMYQYKKLQKDYKKKGFQKEDFTELSF, via the exons ATGATGAAGTACCAGACCTACAATCCAAACTTTAGCTCAAAGTCCTACATGTACTCCTCCAACACCAGACCGGTGATG GCCCACCGTCCATCTCAGCAATCTAGCAGTGGCTACTCATCCCGCTCAGCCACTGTGGACTTTGGCAACAGATCTCAGATGAGTCGAGGGGCTGTTGGAGGAATGATGTATAACCATGATGATATGGGTGCCATGACAGGAATGGGTGGCATGGCAGGTGGCTACCAGGGCACTCAGCAGTATCCGATGAGCACAACGATGCGCTCCATGAATCGTGGGGTTGCTGATGTAGAGACTGCATCATTACATTCATTGCGCCTACAGTCTCTACCTCAGCAGCAGGTTACCACGTGGATGGTGCGAAATGGCAGTGAAGGAAGTCTGGGATCAGATCAGGAAGGCAACTACTCACGACAAGATGCAAATTATAACATGAGCAATGGCTACTCAACATATTCACACCCACTTTCTGCCACAATCAATGAGTTTAGCTCTGGAGTCAGGCAGAATTCAGCGACTCTGCCGACTATGGGACGCTCCATCAGTGGAACCTTGGGCCGCAATGGAGGCGCTGGCGTCAACTTGGAGGAGGAGGCCTTTGTACGAGGCCAAACTTACAAAGGTCCCTCGCAGCGCACCATCAGTAGGATCACCCAAAATCGTCAGAATCGCTACTCTGTTTCAGCGGGGAGTATGCAAGGAAGCAGCAGTGCAGGGGGCTTTGTGATTGGTGGAAACGGCTCACAGGGTAACCTGAGTATGATGAAACAAGGAAGGATATCTCGTGCTCCCTCTATGAGGAGTGTGATCAGTGTTGGCAAAGGCAAGGATGTGTATGATGGCATGGATATGACAGGCAGCATGGGCAATCTGAGtgg ATTGGGTGCTCTGGACATGACAACTGCCATGAGCTACCTCATGTCATCTGAAAAGGAACAGCAAGCACTAGGAGCTGCTTACATTCAGCATGAGTGCTATCACAACAAAGATGCCAAGAAACAA GTGAACCAGATGAAAGGCATACCCTTACTAGTTCAGTTGTTTAACAGTGAGTCTCAGAGGGTGCAACAGTATGCCACTGGAGCGGCCAGGAACCTAATCTACGAGAACATGGAAAACAAAGTGGCTCTAATTGAAGCTGGAGGAATCCCTAAACTTATGCTAGCTCTGAAAGAACCTGATGATGAACTCCAAAAGAACATCACTG GAATTCTGTGGAATCTCTCCTCTAAAGACACCCTGAAAGAGAAGTTGGCGAGGGAGACACTTCCAAAGCTGACTGAAGATATACTGATTCCTCTCTCAGGCACTGGAGATAGAGATATAATTGAGCACAATGAGTCAGAGTCAGACATCTTCTTCAATACTACCGGATGCCTCAG GAACCTAAGTTCTGTAAATGCTGCAACCCGTCAGCAGATGAGGGAAATCCCTGGATTAATTGATGCCCTGGTAGGGTTCCTTCAGAAAGCAGTGGATGACTGCAGAGTAGAGCAGAAG GGAGTGgagaatgctgtgtgtgtgctgaggaACTTGTCCTTTCAGCTGTATGAAGAGATCCCCCCCTCAGTTGCGATGCGCTTGGAGGGCAAGAGTCGAAATCAGGCTTCCTCTCATGGAGAGCCTATTGGTTGTTTCACTCCTCAGAGCAGAAAAGCAAAAGAT AGTCAGAACCAGGACCTGTCTACATTCTCTGAGGTGTCCCGGACACCTAGGGCAAGTGAGTGGCTGTGGCATCCTAAGGTGGTAGGCCTGTATCATAATATCCTTAAACGCTGTGAAACAAACTCTATCACGCGAGAGGCTGCTGCTGGAGCTCTGCAAAACATTACTGCTGGAGATAGAAGG TGGCCATCCATACTGAGTCGTGTTGCCTTAGAACAAGAACGCATGTTACCTTCTATTCTGGATAATCTCAAGACAAACAACGATCTAGAGATGCGTTCTCTAACTGGATTTCTCAGGAACCTGTCCCGCCACTCCAGGGACAAAAACAGCCTAG cCCCTAAGGTGGTGTCACACTTAGTGACGATATTGCCAGCTGATGGTCTTCAGAAGACACCTTGCCCAGATGtggttattaacatttgtggtGCACTTAACAACCTTGTAAGCTCCAGTGAGGTGGCTGCACGAGACATAGCCTTCTTTGATGGACTACCCAAGCTGGTGGGCATCAAGAACTCTCATGATGACAG TCAAGGCAAACAGAAGCAAGCCAAAGCAGCAGCTACAGTCCTGTGCAACATGTACCAGTATAAAAAACTACAGAAAGATTACAAAAAG AAAGGATTCCAGAAAGAGGATTTTACCGAATTGAGCTTCTAA
- the pkp3a gene encoding plakophilin-3a isoform X2, which translates to MPNTSTVSTYAVPPETQLPHGGAHLDEAARAKRVQQQVALRLAEKSTLPRRATSTSTSTQYATSTSGQYATTSGQYATTSGQYAASASASAQYPTSEYGGSATMMKYQTYNPNFSSKSYMYSSNTRPVMAHRPSQQSSSGYSSRSATVDFGNRSQMSRGAVGGMMYNHDDMGAMTGMGGMAGGYQGTQQYPMSTTMRSMNRGVADVETASLHSLRLQSLPQQQVTTWMVRNGSEGSLGSDQEGNYSRQDANYNMSNGYSTYSHPLSATINEFSSGVRQNSATLPTMGRSISGTLGRNGGAGVNLEEEAFVRGQTYKGPSQRTISRITQNRQNRYSVSAGSMQGSSSAGGFVIGGNGSQGNLSMMKQGRISRAPSMRSVISVGKGKDVYDGMDMTGSMGNLSGLGALDMTTAMSYLMSSEKEQQALGAAYIQHECYHNKDAKKQVNQMKGIPLLVQLFNSESQRVQQYATGAARNLIYENMENKVALIEAGGIPKLMLALKEPDDELQKNITGILWNLSSKDTLKEKLARETLPKLTEDILIPLSGTGDRDIIEHNESESDIFFNTTGCLRNLSSVNAATRQQMREIPGLIDALVGFLQKAVDDCRVEQKGVENAVCVLRNLSFQLYEEIPPSVAMRLEGKSRNQASSHGEPIGCFTPQSRKAKDSQNQDLSTFSEVSRTPRASEWLWHPKVVGLYHNILKRCETNSITREAAAGALQNITAGDRRWPSILSRVALEQERMLPSILDNLKTNNDLEMRSLTGFLRNLSRHSRDKNSLAPKVVSHLVTILPADGLQKTPCPDVVINICGALNNLVSSSEVAARDIAFFDGLPKLVGIKNSHDDSQGKQKQAKAAATVLCNMYQYKKLQKDYKKKGFQKEDFTELSF; encoded by the exons CCAAACACCTCCACCGTGAGCACGTACGCCGTGCCGCCGGAGACTCAGCTCCCGCACGGCGGCGCGCACTTGGACGAAGCCGCGCGAGCCAAGCGCGTCCAGCAGCAGGTGGCCCTGAGACTAGCTGAGAAATCCACCCTGCCCCGGCGGGCcacttccacctccacctccacgcAGTACGCCACCTCCACCAGCGGCCAGTACGCCACCACCTCCGGCCAGTACGCCACCACCTCCGGCCAGTACGCCGCCTCCGCCTCCGCCTCCGCGCAGTACCCCACCTCAG aGTACGGTGGTTCTGCTACAATGATGAAGTACCAGACCTACAATCCAAACTTTAGCTCAAAGTCCTACATGTACTCCTCCAACACCAGACCGGTGATG GCCCACCGTCCATCTCAGCAATCTAGCAGTGGCTACTCATCCCGCTCAGCCACTGTGGACTTTGGCAACAGATCTCAGATGAGTCGAGGGGCTGTTGGAGGAATGATGTATAACCATGATGATATGGGTGCCATGACAGGAATGGGTGGCATGGCAGGTGGCTACCAGGGCACTCAGCAGTATCCGATGAGCACAACGATGCGCTCCATGAATCGTGGGGTTGCTGATGTAGAGACTGCATCATTACATTCATTGCGCCTACAGTCTCTACCTCAGCAGCAGGTTACCACGTGGATGGTGCGAAATGGCAGTGAAGGAAGTCTGGGATCAGATCAGGAAGGCAACTACTCACGACAAGATGCAAATTATAACATGAGCAATGGCTACTCAACATATTCACACCCACTTTCTGCCACAATCAATGAGTTTAGCTCTGGAGTCAGGCAGAATTCAGCGACTCTGCCGACTATGGGACGCTCCATCAGTGGAACCTTGGGCCGCAATGGAGGCGCTGGCGTCAACTTGGAGGAGGAGGCCTTTGTACGAGGCCAAACTTACAAAGGTCCCTCGCAGCGCACCATCAGTAGGATCACCCAAAATCGTCAGAATCGCTACTCTGTTTCAGCGGGGAGTATGCAAGGAAGCAGCAGTGCAGGGGGCTTTGTGATTGGTGGAAACGGCTCACAGGGTAACCTGAGTATGATGAAACAAGGAAGGATATCTCGTGCTCCCTCTATGAGGAGTGTGATCAGTGTTGGCAAAGGCAAGGATGTGTATGATGGCATGGATATGACAGGCAGCATGGGCAATCTGAGtgg ATTGGGTGCTCTGGACATGACAACTGCCATGAGCTACCTCATGTCATCTGAAAAGGAACAGCAAGCACTAGGAGCTGCTTACATTCAGCATGAGTGCTATCACAACAAAGATGCCAAGAAACAA GTGAACCAGATGAAAGGCATACCCTTACTAGTTCAGTTGTTTAACAGTGAGTCTCAGAGGGTGCAACAGTATGCCACTGGAGCGGCCAGGAACCTAATCTACGAGAACATGGAAAACAAAGTGGCTCTAATTGAAGCTGGAGGAATCCCTAAACTTATGCTAGCTCTGAAAGAACCTGATGATGAACTCCAAAAGAACATCACTG GAATTCTGTGGAATCTCTCCTCTAAAGACACCCTGAAAGAGAAGTTGGCGAGGGAGACACTTCCAAAGCTGACTGAAGATATACTGATTCCTCTCTCAGGCACTGGAGATAGAGATATAATTGAGCACAATGAGTCAGAGTCAGACATCTTCTTCAATACTACCGGATGCCTCAG GAACCTAAGTTCTGTAAATGCTGCAACCCGTCAGCAGATGAGGGAAATCCCTGGATTAATTGATGCCCTGGTAGGGTTCCTTCAGAAAGCAGTGGATGACTGCAGAGTAGAGCAGAAG GGAGTGgagaatgctgtgtgtgtgctgaggaACTTGTCCTTTCAGCTGTATGAAGAGATCCCCCCCTCAGTTGCGATGCGCTTGGAGGGCAAGAGTCGAAATCAGGCTTCCTCTCATGGAGAGCCTATTGGTTGTTTCACTCCTCAGAGCAGAAAAGCAAAAGAT AGTCAGAACCAGGACCTGTCTACATTCTCTGAGGTGTCCCGGACACCTAGGGCAAGTGAGTGGCTGTGGCATCCTAAGGTGGTAGGCCTGTATCATAATATCCTTAAACGCTGTGAAACAAACTCTATCACGCGAGAGGCTGCTGCTGGAGCTCTGCAAAACATTACTGCTGGAGATAGAAGG TGGCCATCCATACTGAGTCGTGTTGCCTTAGAACAAGAACGCATGTTACCTTCTATTCTGGATAATCTCAAGACAAACAACGATCTAGAGATGCGTTCTCTAACTGGATTTCTCAGGAACCTGTCCCGCCACTCCAGGGACAAAAACAGCCTAG cCCCTAAGGTGGTGTCACACTTAGTGACGATATTGCCAGCTGATGGTCTTCAGAAGACACCTTGCCCAGATGtggttattaacatttgtggtGCACTTAACAACCTTGTAAGCTCCAGTGAGGTGGCTGCACGAGACATAGCCTTCTTTGATGGACTACCCAAGCTGGTGGGCATCAAGAACTCTCATGATGACAG TCAAGGCAAACAGAAGCAAGCCAAAGCAGCAGCTACAGTCCTGTGCAACATGTACCAGTATAAAAAACTACAGAAAGATTACAAAAAG AAAGGATTCCAGAAAGAGGATTTTACCGAATTGAGCTTCTAA
- the pkp3a gene encoding plakophilin-3a isoform X1: MSVMSESVFLSALQPNTSTVSTYAVPPETQLPHGGAHLDEAARAKRVQQQVALRLAEKSTLPRRATSTSTSTQYATSTSGQYATTSGQYATTSGQYAASASASAQYPTSEYGGSATMMKYQTYNPNFSSKSYMYSSNTRPVMAHRPSQQSSSGYSSRSATVDFGNRSQMSRGAVGGMMYNHDDMGAMTGMGGMAGGYQGTQQYPMSTTMRSMNRGVADVETASLHSLRLQSLPQQQVTTWMVRNGSEGSLGSDQEGNYSRQDANYNMSNGYSTYSHPLSATINEFSSGVRQNSATLPTMGRSISGTLGRNGGAGVNLEEEAFVRGQTYKGPSQRTISRITQNRQNRYSVSAGSMQGSSSAGGFVIGGNGSQGNLSMMKQGRISRAPSMRSVISVGKGKDVYDGMDMTGSMGNLSGLGALDMTTAMSYLMSSEKEQQALGAAYIQHECYHNKDAKKQVNQMKGIPLLVQLFNSESQRVQQYATGAARNLIYENMENKVALIEAGGIPKLMLALKEPDDELQKNITGILWNLSSKDTLKEKLARETLPKLTEDILIPLSGTGDRDIIEHNESESDIFFNTTGCLRNLSSVNAATRQQMREIPGLIDALVGFLQKAVDDCRVEQKGVENAVCVLRNLSFQLYEEIPPSVAMRLEGKSRNQASSHGEPIGCFTPQSRKAKDSQNQDLSTFSEVSRTPRASEWLWHPKVVGLYHNILKRCETNSITREAAAGALQNITAGDRRWPSILSRVALEQERMLPSILDNLKTNNDLEMRSLTGFLRNLSRHSRDKNSLAPKVVSHLVTILPADGLQKTPCPDVVINICGALNNLVSSSEVAARDIAFFDGLPKLVGIKNSHDDSQGKQKQAKAAATVLCNMYQYKKLQKDYKKKGFQKEDFTELSF, encoded by the exons ATGAGCGTCATGTCTGAGAGTGTCTTTCTCTCGGCTCTGCAGCCAAACACCTCCACCGTGAGCACGTACGCCGTGCCGCCGGAGACTCAGCTCCCGCACGGCGGCGCGCACTTGGACGAAGCCGCGCGAGCCAAGCGCGTCCAGCAGCAGGTGGCCCTGAGACTAGCTGAGAAATCCACCCTGCCCCGGCGGGCcacttccacctccacctccacgcAGTACGCCACCTCCACCAGCGGCCAGTACGCCACCACCTCCGGCCAGTACGCCACCACCTCCGGCCAGTACGCCGCCTCCGCCTCCGCCTCCGCGCAGTACCCCACCTCAG aGTACGGTGGTTCTGCTACAATGATGAAGTACCAGACCTACAATCCAAACTTTAGCTCAAAGTCCTACATGTACTCCTCCAACACCAGACCGGTGATG GCCCACCGTCCATCTCAGCAATCTAGCAGTGGCTACTCATCCCGCTCAGCCACTGTGGACTTTGGCAACAGATCTCAGATGAGTCGAGGGGCTGTTGGAGGAATGATGTATAACCATGATGATATGGGTGCCATGACAGGAATGGGTGGCATGGCAGGTGGCTACCAGGGCACTCAGCAGTATCCGATGAGCACAACGATGCGCTCCATGAATCGTGGGGTTGCTGATGTAGAGACTGCATCATTACATTCATTGCGCCTACAGTCTCTACCTCAGCAGCAGGTTACCACGTGGATGGTGCGAAATGGCAGTGAAGGAAGTCTGGGATCAGATCAGGAAGGCAACTACTCACGACAAGATGCAAATTATAACATGAGCAATGGCTACTCAACATATTCACACCCACTTTCTGCCACAATCAATGAGTTTAGCTCTGGAGTCAGGCAGAATTCAGCGACTCTGCCGACTATGGGACGCTCCATCAGTGGAACCTTGGGCCGCAATGGAGGCGCTGGCGTCAACTTGGAGGAGGAGGCCTTTGTACGAGGCCAAACTTACAAAGGTCCCTCGCAGCGCACCATCAGTAGGATCACCCAAAATCGTCAGAATCGCTACTCTGTTTCAGCGGGGAGTATGCAAGGAAGCAGCAGTGCAGGGGGCTTTGTGATTGGTGGAAACGGCTCACAGGGTAACCTGAGTATGATGAAACAAGGAAGGATATCTCGTGCTCCCTCTATGAGGAGTGTGATCAGTGTTGGCAAAGGCAAGGATGTGTATGATGGCATGGATATGACAGGCAGCATGGGCAATCTGAGtgg ATTGGGTGCTCTGGACATGACAACTGCCATGAGCTACCTCATGTCATCTGAAAAGGAACAGCAAGCACTAGGAGCTGCTTACATTCAGCATGAGTGCTATCACAACAAAGATGCCAAGAAACAA GTGAACCAGATGAAAGGCATACCCTTACTAGTTCAGTTGTTTAACAGTGAGTCTCAGAGGGTGCAACAGTATGCCACTGGAGCGGCCAGGAACCTAATCTACGAGAACATGGAAAACAAAGTGGCTCTAATTGAAGCTGGAGGAATCCCTAAACTTATGCTAGCTCTGAAAGAACCTGATGATGAACTCCAAAAGAACATCACTG GAATTCTGTGGAATCTCTCCTCTAAAGACACCCTGAAAGAGAAGTTGGCGAGGGAGACACTTCCAAAGCTGACTGAAGATATACTGATTCCTCTCTCAGGCACTGGAGATAGAGATATAATTGAGCACAATGAGTCAGAGTCAGACATCTTCTTCAATACTACCGGATGCCTCAG GAACCTAAGTTCTGTAAATGCTGCAACCCGTCAGCAGATGAGGGAAATCCCTGGATTAATTGATGCCCTGGTAGGGTTCCTTCAGAAAGCAGTGGATGACTGCAGAGTAGAGCAGAAG GGAGTGgagaatgctgtgtgtgtgctgaggaACTTGTCCTTTCAGCTGTATGAAGAGATCCCCCCCTCAGTTGCGATGCGCTTGGAGGGCAAGAGTCGAAATCAGGCTTCCTCTCATGGAGAGCCTATTGGTTGTTTCACTCCTCAGAGCAGAAAAGCAAAAGAT AGTCAGAACCAGGACCTGTCTACATTCTCTGAGGTGTCCCGGACACCTAGGGCAAGTGAGTGGCTGTGGCATCCTAAGGTGGTAGGCCTGTATCATAATATCCTTAAACGCTGTGAAACAAACTCTATCACGCGAGAGGCTGCTGCTGGAGCTCTGCAAAACATTACTGCTGGAGATAGAAGG TGGCCATCCATACTGAGTCGTGTTGCCTTAGAACAAGAACGCATGTTACCTTCTATTCTGGATAATCTCAAGACAAACAACGATCTAGAGATGCGTTCTCTAACTGGATTTCTCAGGAACCTGTCCCGCCACTCCAGGGACAAAAACAGCCTAG cCCCTAAGGTGGTGTCACACTTAGTGACGATATTGCCAGCTGATGGTCTTCAGAAGACACCTTGCCCAGATGtggttattaacatttgtggtGCACTTAACAACCTTGTAAGCTCCAGTGAGGTGGCTGCACGAGACATAGCCTTCTTTGATGGACTACCCAAGCTGGTGGGCATCAAGAACTCTCATGATGACAG TCAAGGCAAACAGAAGCAAGCCAAAGCAGCAGCTACAGTCCTGTGCAACATGTACCAGTATAAAAAACTACAGAAAGATTACAAAAAG AAAGGATTCCAGAAAGAGGATTTTACCGAATTGAGCTTCTAA
- the sigirr gene encoding single Ig IL-1-related receptor isoform X2 — MGRRILFMCLIWIQVALMIGEPLCNRTLQFLHSSTEKDVWESQGSSVKLNCTALIHYGNNSKTECKANVHWSKDGEPLLIPGSFTQNTSQWFTDEEQLMVSSVLTVKLKEEFDFGLYSCEIANTTTTFRLQNTVFPSHTGAVLASLVLFIMLVLAAVVYSKCHLNFKLWYKNTYGEYELNDGKIYDAYISYIDDENDLKFVNFILKPQLENKYGYKLLLNNTNILPGAEPSAELLMNISRCRRLIVVLSQAYVQQDWCTSNFRQGLSHLLELSQKPIFIVFQSKQKHVSVDIIQQLRDHQARIKTLIWGAHSIAPSSGFWKALSLAMPRKVVFHSESPGDPQTLLQGDRDPMLTMQPDYLDCRPDPDPAGDLGVRFPVYKAMSRDQVHPPTSDPLTEAKALEIDVSDLGSRNYAARRDFYCLVTEDI, encoded by the exons AACCTCTTTGTAACAGAACACTGCAATTTCTACATAGTAGCACTGAGAAAGATGTGTGGGAAAGCCAAGGCTCCAGTGTTAAACTGAACTGCACAGCTCTGATACATTATGGAAACAACAGTAAGACTGAATGCAAAGCCAATGTGCATTGGAGCAAAGATGGAGAACCTCTCCTGATCCCTGGTTCTTTCACTCAAAACACTTCCCAGTG GTTCACAGATGAAGAGCAGCTGATGGTGAGCAGTGTTCTGACAGTGAAGTTAAAGGAAGAGTTCGATTTTGGTCTCTACTCATGTGAAATAGCGAACACTACAACCACGTTCAGGCTTCAAAACACCG TGTTCCCTAGTCACACAGGGGCAGTGTTGGCATCCTTGGTTTTGTTCATCATGTTAGTCTTGGCTGCTGTAGTATATTCAAAATGCCACCTCAACTTCAAACTCTGGTATAAAAACACATATGGAGAATATGAACTCAATG atggCAAAATTTATGATGCCTACATTTCTTACATAGACGATGAAAATGACCTTAAGTTTGTCAATTTTATTCTGAAACCTCAACTGGAGAATAAATATGGGTACAAATTACTACTTAACAACACGAACATCCTCCCTGGAGCAG AGCCATCTGCAGAGTTACTTATGAACATTAGTCGATGTCGGCGGCTCATCGTCGTGTTGTCACAGGCCTATGTACAGCAGGATTGGTGCACTTCCAACTTTAG ACAGGGCTTATCTCACCTGCTGGAGCTGTCTCAGAAGCCCATCTTCATTGTCTTTCAGTCTAAGCAGAAGCATGTGAGCGTGGACATCATTCAGCAACTACGTGATCACCAGGCACGAATCAAGACTCTCATCTGGGGAGCACATTCCATT GCCCCATCATCTGGATTTTGGAAGGCTCTATCCTTGGCAATGCCCCGTAAAGTGGTGTTCCATAGTGAGTCACCTGGAGATCCCCAGACTCTGCTCCAGGGGGATAGAGACCCCATGCTCACCATGCAGCCAGACTACCTAGACTGCAGGCCTGACCCAGACCCCGCTGGAGATTTGG GTGTGCGCTTTCCTGTCTATAAAGCAATGTCCAGGGACCAAGTTCATCCACCAACCTCCGATCCACTGACTGAAGCCAAAGCTCTTGAGATTGATGTGTCTGACCTGGGCTCCAGGAACTATGCTGCTCGAAGAGATTTTTATTGTCTGGTTACTGAAGATATTTGA
- the sigirr gene encoding single Ig IL-1-related receptor isoform X1 — translation MGRRILFMCLIWIQVALMIGEPLCNRTLQFLHSSTEKDVWESQGSSVKLNCTALIHYGNNSKTECKANVHWSKDGEPLLIPGSFTQNTSQWFTDEEQLMVSSVLTVKLKEEFDFGLYSCEIANTTTTFRLQNTGKTSMFPSHTGAVLASLVLFIMLVLAAVVYSKCHLNFKLWYKNTYGEYELNDGKIYDAYISYIDDENDLKFVNFILKPQLENKYGYKLLLNNTNILPGAEPSAELLMNISRCRRLIVVLSQAYVQQDWCTSNFRQGLSHLLELSQKPIFIVFQSKQKHVSVDIIQQLRDHQARIKTLIWGAHSIAPSSGFWKALSLAMPRKVVFHSESPGDPQTLLQGDRDPMLTMQPDYLDCRPDPDPAGDLGVRFPVYKAMSRDQVHPPTSDPLTEAKALEIDVSDLGSRNYAARRDFYCLVTEDI, via the exons AACCTCTTTGTAACAGAACACTGCAATTTCTACATAGTAGCACTGAGAAAGATGTGTGGGAAAGCCAAGGCTCCAGTGTTAAACTGAACTGCACAGCTCTGATACATTATGGAAACAACAGTAAGACTGAATGCAAAGCCAATGTGCATTGGAGCAAAGATGGAGAACCTCTCCTGATCCCTGGTTCTTTCACTCAAAACACTTCCCAGTG GTTCACAGATGAAGAGCAGCTGATGGTGAGCAGTGTTCTGACAGTGAAGTTAAAGGAAGAGTTCGATTTTGGTCTCTACTCATGTGAAATAGCGAACACTACAACCACGTTCAGGCTTCAAAACACCGGTAAAACCTCCA TGTTCCCTAGTCACACAGGGGCAGTGTTGGCATCCTTGGTTTTGTTCATCATGTTAGTCTTGGCTGCTGTAGTATATTCAAAATGCCACCTCAACTTCAAACTCTGGTATAAAAACACATATGGAGAATATGAACTCAATG atggCAAAATTTATGATGCCTACATTTCTTACATAGACGATGAAAATGACCTTAAGTTTGTCAATTTTATTCTGAAACCTCAACTGGAGAATAAATATGGGTACAAATTACTACTTAACAACACGAACATCCTCCCTGGAGCAG AGCCATCTGCAGAGTTACTTATGAACATTAGTCGATGTCGGCGGCTCATCGTCGTGTTGTCACAGGCCTATGTACAGCAGGATTGGTGCACTTCCAACTTTAG ACAGGGCTTATCTCACCTGCTGGAGCTGTCTCAGAAGCCCATCTTCATTGTCTTTCAGTCTAAGCAGAAGCATGTGAGCGTGGACATCATTCAGCAACTACGTGATCACCAGGCACGAATCAAGACTCTCATCTGGGGAGCACATTCCATT GCCCCATCATCTGGATTTTGGAAGGCTCTATCCTTGGCAATGCCCCGTAAAGTGGTGTTCCATAGTGAGTCACCTGGAGATCCCCAGACTCTGCTCCAGGGGGATAGAGACCCCATGCTCACCATGCAGCCAGACTACCTAGACTGCAGGCCTGACCCAGACCCCGCTGGAGATTTGG GTGTGCGCTTTCCTGTCTATAAAGCAATGTCCAGGGACCAAGTTCATCCACCAACCTCCGATCCACTGACTGAAGCCAAAGCTCTTGAGATTGATGTGTCTGACCTGGGCTCCAGGAACTATGCTGCTCGAAGAGATTTTTATTGTCTGGTTACTGAAGATATTTGA